The bacterium genome includes the window CGACTCGCACACCTGCACCTACGGCGCGCTCGGCGCGTTTGCTTCCGGATTCGGATCGACGGACGTCGGCTGCTCGATGGCCACCGGCGACGTGTGGCTGCGCGTGCCCGAAACGCTGCGCGTGATCGTAAACGGCACGCTCTCGCCGTTCGTGTTCAGCAAGGACGTCGTGCTGAATTTCATCGGGCGAATCGGCGACGACGGCGCGCTCTACCGCGCGATCCAGTGGGAAGGCGAGGTCATCGATCATTTGACGATCGAGGGGCGCCTGACGATCAGCAATATGGCGATCGAGGCTGGCGGCAAGGCGGGCCTGATGATCCCCGACAAGAAGACGCTCGAGTTCTGCGAGGCGCGAAAGTCGCGGCCTTTTGAGCCCGTCTACCCCGACGCCAACGCCGTGTACGGCGAGACGATCGAATTTGACGTGACGGGCATGGAGCCGCAGATCGCCTGCCCCATGCTGCCCTCGAACGTGAATCCCATCAGCAAGGTCGCGGGGCAGGAGATCGATCAGGTTTACATCGGAAGCTGCACCAACGGCCGCTACGAAGACCTGGCGATCGCCGCGCCGTTTTTCAAGGGCCGCGAGGCGAAGGTGCGCACCATCGTCGTGCCGGCAAGCCAGGAAGCGTGGATGCGCGCCAACAAGGAAGGCCTTCTGCAAATCTTCGCGGAAGCGGGGTGCGTCGTGTCCACACCCGGATGCGGCGCGTGCCTTGGCGGATACATGGGCGTGCTCGCCAAGGGCGAACGCTGTCTTTCGACGACCAATCGCAACTACGTCGGACGCATGGGGCACCCCGAGGCGCTGGTGTGGCTCGCCAATCCGGCCGTCGCCGCGGCCACCGCGATCACCGGCAAAATCACGCACCCCGAAGAGGTGGCGCCCGCGGACCTCTCGGAGGTGGCGTCATGAGAACGTATTTCAAGGGCAAGGTCTGGAAATTCGGGCGCGACATCGACACCGACGTCATCATCCCCGCGTGCTACCTGACGACGATCGACCCCGCGGAACTCGCCGCGCATTGCCTGGAGAGCGCCGACCCGGACTTCGTAACGAAGGCCGAGGACGGCGATGTGATCGTCGCCGGCGACAACTTCGGTTGCGGCTCGTCGCGCGAGCACGCGGGGCTGGCGATCCAGGGCTCGAAGGCGCCGTGCGTCGTGGCCAAGAGTTTCTCGCGGATCTTCTTCCGGAACGCCGTGAACCTCGCGCTGCCCGTCGTGATCTGCCCCGAAGCGGTGGACGCCGTTGAGAAGGGCGACGAGATCGAGGTGGATGTCGCGGCAGGAACGGTGACGGTGCCGAAGGCCGGCAAGACCTTCAAGGCGACGCCGCTGCCGGAATTCATGGAAAAGCTCTTCCAGGCCGGCGGCCTTGTGCCGTACACGCAAAAGCGCCTGGCCGAGATGGGGCGGCTTTAGTCGGCCGACGCGCCCGAGCCGGGCTCCTCGTCGAACAGGCTGACCCACGGGCGTGCCGTCTCGTATTCGATCATGAGCCGCTCCGGCTTCCGGTTCCATCGTGAGGCCTCGATGATCGCCTCCGCCTCCGGCCGCGCGCCTGCAAGCCGAGCCGCGGCCGGCAGATTCGCGTCGCGCATCGCATCCATCACCGCCTGCGCCATGAGATAATACCCCCGCCAGGTCATGTGGCAGACGTCGACAAACAGCTTCGGGTCGCCGAGACCCCAGGGCGCCGTCGCCTCGTACGCGGCTTCGAGATCGACAAGCGGCACGCCCGTCTCGCGCGCAATCCTGCGAAGGCGGTCGTTGAGATGCGGCCGCATGCGATTGATCGACCAACTCGCGACGTAGAGACGATAGAACTCGCGCGCCCGCCCGAAATCGCCCCGCCGCTCATACGCCTCGGCGAGAAGGCGCAGGGACGCGCCCTGGTGGCGCACCTCGGCGAAACGTTCGATCGCCGCGTCGAACTTACCCTCGCGCGCAAGGTCGATCCCCTCCCTCGCGGCGGGATCGTCGAGCGGATCGAAATCAATCCCGATTTTTTGCGGCGATTCGGGCCAGTATCGGTAATTTATCGGCAGCGTCGCGAGCAACAGTTCGACGCCGGCGTCGCGGCAGGCGGCGACCATTTTGCGAATGTTGGCGACGTATCGCCGCTCGAGGCGTTCCTCGGATTCCCGCGCCGCCGTGAAGTAACTCCTCTCTTCCGGCCGGATGTCCGGCAGCAGGCCGCGCTTGAGCGTGCGATAGAGCACCCACCGATGCAGCGGCTCGTTGAGGGCGGTCGGCGCGCCGAAGCCCTCGTTGTTGCCGGTCATGACGACGACCAGATCGGGATCGATCGTCGCGACGGTCTGCCGAACGATCTCGGCGACCGCGGTCGAATCCTGACCTCCCGCCGCCAGGTTCGGGACCTCGGCCGGCGCGCCGCCCGGCGCGGCCTTCAGCGTTTCGCGGATCCAGTCCGGAATACCGAGGGCCTCCACATCGTCGTTGCCCTGGAAGTTGTACGGCGAACCCATCGCAAAGCTGCCGCCGGTCGTGACGATGCGATAGCCACTTTTCTTCGCGGGCATCGTCATCGCATTCATCATCGGGTGACGCACGACGATGACGTCGGCGTCCCGCGTTGCGAAGTCGCCGAATAGCCGCGCCGGTCCGAAGTGCGCCAACTCGTCCGCGGTCTCCGTGCGGATCGCGTCGCGTCGCTCAAGTCCCGAAAGCAGCCAGGTCGCCGCGATCAGCAACACCGATGCCGGAATGAGCGCGAAGAGCGCGCGTTTCATGCGGCGCGACCAAACGGCTGCGTAAGCCGCGGGACGGCGCGTCACGACGCGCCTTCGTGCGCGCCGGCGGTCATGCCCCCGAGCCTGAAGAACCCGCTTTTGACGCATGGCCATCCCAAGCCGTTTTTTACCTCGTTCGCATGGCTTGCGGACGTTAGCATGACCGCTTCGCGCAAACACGCCGCAACGCGCCGTTCAACTTTCGCGTTGACGACGCGCCATGCGCGGCCGAATATGGCGGCTTAAACGGACCGGGGAGGCTTACGATGGTCGCGGCGAAACCGATGGCGGTTGCAGACGGCGACACGCTTGTCGTCGTGGGGACAATGAAGGGCGCGTTCTTTTTCGCGTCGGATGCGGCGCGCGGGAAGTGGCGCGTGAGCGGGCCGTATCAACCCGGCCTTGCGGTGTACGCCGCGGCGTACGATACGCGCGGCGGGCGAAACCGCGTTTTGCTTGGCACGAACGGCGGACACTTCGGCTCGACGATCAGCCATTCGGACGACTTCGGAAAAACGTGGGTCACGCCGGATGAGGCCCCCATCCGCTTTCCGGAGAAGGCCGGCGTTTCGCTCGAGCAGATCTGGCAGATCCAGCCCGGCCGCGATAGCGAACCGGACACGCTGTATTGCGGCGTACAGCCGGCGGCGATGTTCATCTCGACCGACGCGGGCGCGACTTGGGAGCTTTGCAACGGCCTGTTCGATCACCCGCATCGCCCCAAGTGGCAGCCGGGCGGCGGCGGCCTTTGCCTGCACACCATCCTTCCGCACCCGAAGGACGCCAAACGTATGCACGTGGCGATCTCGACGGGCGGCGTCTATCGAACCACCGACGGTGGATACAAGTGGCGGCCGCGAAACATCGGCGTGCGCGCCGAGTTCATGCCGCGCAAATTCCCGCAGTTCGGCCAGTGCGTTCACAAGATCGTTTCCCACCCGAAACGGCCCGAGCGCCTCTTTTTGCAAAACCACTGGGGGCTCTATCGATCCGACAACGCGGGCGACACGTGGGTGGATATCGCCAACGGCGTGCCCTCGGATTTCGGATTCGGCATGGCCGTCCATCCGGCGCGCCCGAACACGGTGTATATCGTGCCGCTCGAGTCCGACATGTTCCGTTGCACGCCCGAGGCCAGGATGCGCGTTTACCGCACGGACGACGCGGGCAAGAGCTGGAAGCCGCTTTCGCGAGGGCTGCCGCAAAAAGACGCCTACGAAACCGTGCTGCGCGACGCGCTCGATGTCGATCCGCTCTCGCCCGCGGGGGTGTACGTCGGAACGCGCTCGGGCAAGCTGTTTGCCTCGCGCAACGACGGCGACTCGTGGACGTCGCTTGCCGACGGCCTGCCGCCCATCGTGTGCGTGAAGGCGTACGTCGCCGGCGGTGCGGCGAACGCGAAACGATCGGCGAAGACGGCGAAAACCCGCGCGAAGACGCCTCGCCCCGCGCGGCGAACGGCGTAGCGCAAACCATCACGCGAAACGAAAGGAGACCGCGTGGCCGATACGCGCCCCGGACAGAGCGTCGAGAGGTCGAAGGTCGTCCTGGTGGGATTCCAGTCCGGGAAAGACCGTTACGCCGCCATCAAGAAACTTTCGGAAATCCTTGGCATGGACTTCGAGGAGGCCTCCGAGATCGCGGACACCGCGCCAGTCGATCTCGTCCCCTCGTTGCCAACCGAAGCGGCGGAGGCCTTGTCCGAAAAGCTCGTCGACGCGGGCGCGGCCATCGAGGTCCTGCCGCTGACAAAAAACGCGAAGTTCTGCGAAATTCACCCGCACCGCTTCGCGCGCGCCTCGTGCAAGGTCTGTGGCAAATACGTCTGCATCATTTGTCTCCACGGTTCCAAGGGGAAACTTTTTTGCCCGGAGCACTACGAACTCTGGAAGCAGAAGCGCGTGCTGCGCGCGGTCGGCGGCGCGTTCCTGGTGTTGCTTCTCGTTTTCCTGGGCATCCTGTTTCGGCATCCGATCACGCGGATGGCGCGCTATCTCGGCCCGCACCACGTTCAGAAGGTCGGCGTCATCTTCGTCACGCAAAGACCGGGCGAGGCCAAGGGCGCGTATTACATGCGCGTGTTCAAGGACACGACGGCGCAGGACTACCTCCCCGGCGAGGAGCACACGGTCGCCGACATTGGCAACTGGTACAACACGGAATACCGGCGCATCGCGGGGAAAAAGCCGGAGGACGGCGGCGTGATGGATCTTCATCTCACCGGCACGTTCGACATCGATCTGCCGCCGCCGATGCCGCACGCGCGTGACGAGATGTCGTACAAGGCGTTCGCGCAATATTCGGAGTTTCGCGGCTGGTTTCAGAGCTTGATGAACGAGCATCTTCTGGATGCCTTCAAGACCGATGACATCGTCGTGGCGGTGGAGCTCGTCGACGAAACCGGCTTCGAAAAAGACTTCATGGAAGAGCTCGGCTTCGCCGCCGGCGGATATGCCTACGTGCGCGTGCCGGTCGTCAACCTCAAGTGGTCCGCGGAGTATTACGTCGCCGCTGTCGCGCATTACATCGGCCGCTCCATGGGCGCCACGCTGAAACTGAGCGACAAGGGCTACCCGCTCGACCCGCACGGCCTCGCCGAACCCGCGCAGACGCCGAAGTATCCGCAACAGAAGGCGTCGTTGATGTCCTGCTATCGCCCGATCCAGCCGTTCGAAATCGAACGGCCCTCGTCGCTCGATGAATACGTCATTTCACCGCTGACCGCGTGGGAACTCGGCTGGATCGGTAAACGGCGTATCAGCGCGTTGTATCCGGACGTGAATTGAGGAGATAGGCAACGGGAAATAGGAAACAGGGAAAAAGAGACTCACGCGCCGGCGCCGATCGGCGCTATCGCCCTGTCCATTTCGTCCATCATGTCCAAAACGTCCATGCGCCCCCCGTCATGAAACAATCGAAACGTGTCTCCGTGACATCACTCCTTGTCGCGCTCGCCTTCGCGTTCGCCGCGCCCGTCCATGCCGGCGACGCGGCTTTCCTGGCGCGTCTTGCGCGCGGCGCGGATGGGCGCGTCGTCGTTATCGGCCGCGCGGATCTGCCCGACGGTGCGTGGGTGTACGTCGAGGTCATCGCGGACCCCGGGCGCGCGGACGGCGTGTTCGCCGACGCGGTCCCCGTCGCGGGCGGTGCGTTCGCTTTGGCGACGCCGTTCGCCGCGGAGCTTCCCTACACCGCGACGTGCGCGCTGTCGCCGCGACTTTCGCCGGGGCTCGACGCCGACCTGGCGCGCCTTGCCGAAACACCCGGCGCGATACGCCGCGACATCGGCGCGACGTTCGAGTTGATCGTCACCGCGACGGCGGCGTTCGGCGACGCGGACGTTGTGGCGCGGCGGCGCGCGCGGCTTGCCGAATCGATCGAAAAAGACATTCGCACGCTGCGCGGCGCCACGGAGATTTCGAAAAACAAACCCGGCGCGCCCGCGCTCGCGGACGCACTCGAAGAACTTCGCCGCGCGGCCGAACGTGGCCGCGGCGCGGAAGGCTACGTGTACGCGGCGCCGCTCGCTGCGGAGCGCGAGCGTGCGATCGACGACGCGACCGATGCGCTAACCGCGCGCCTTCGCGCCACGATGGCAGGCAGGACCGACGCGAAGGCCGACGAGAAACTCGCCCGCGCGCGGCGTCGCCTCGATCGCATCGAGAAAGCGCTCACCGACTGGACGAAGACGGCGGAGACGACGCCGTAGGGGCGCGACGAATCGCGACGGTGAAACGCACGCCGCGCCCGCGTCGACCACAACATAAGGGCCTGCAAGAACCAAAATAAAAATTGACAGTCACAAAGGGCGCTGCCGCCACGGATCGCGCTTTTCGCATCGGCGCCGATTCTGTACGCGATCAATCCTCGTCGCGCCGAATCACCCGCGCTACGCGGGCGTCACGGCCGCCGCTCGGCGGCGGCGCGCCAGCAGCCGGCCTTCCTGGCGAGGCAGGAAAAGCCGCGTCGCGGCGAGCGTGGCCGCGAACGCAAGCTGGCGGCGGCAAGGCAGATCGCGCGCGATGCGGAACAGCCGGCGCGGACTCGCGTAGAACGCGAGCGTTGCGCGGCGGATCAGCCGGCGCGTTTCACTCGCGTCCACCTTTGCGAGCGTGAAACCCGCCATGCGCCCGTCGTAGTAGCTCGTCAGCGCGTCGTTATTCGGAACGATGGCGCCCGCGGCGACGAACTGTGCGTGCAATTCGCTGCCTGGCAGCGGCTGAACGAAGAAAAACGACGCCGAGTGCAGCCGCGACGACCGCGCGAAGCGGACCGTTTGCTCCATGTCCTCTCGCGTCTCGCCGGGAAAACCAAGCATGAAAAACCCATGCGTCATGACGCGCCGCGCCGCGAGTAGGTCGATGGCGCGGGCGGCGCGATCGAGCTTCATGTTCTTTTTCATCTCGCGCTGGATGCGCTCCGTGCCCGACTCGATCGCGATCGACACCTTGTACGCGCCCGCGTTCGCAAGCGCGTCCACCGTCTCCTCGTCGAGCTGATCGCCGCGAAGGCCGTTCGGAAACGAAATCGCGAGATCCTCCTTGCGCGCCGCGATGCCCCGGCATATCGCGAGCGTGCGATCCTTGCGCATGTTGAAGATGTCGTCGACGAACTGAATCTCGCGCACGCCATGCCGCGTCACAAGAACGTCGATCTCGGAAAGAACGCGCGCCGCGGAGCGGTAGCGGAATCGCTTGCCGTGGATGACATGGCAGTAGGTGCATCGATACGGGCAGCCGCGGCTCGTGGAGACGGAGAAATATCGTCGGTGGCGATACAGCGTGCCGATGCGCGGCAGGCGCGCGTACAAATCCAGATCGACAAGATCCACCGCCGGGTCGGGCAGAGCGTCAAGATTTTCGATCGCCGTTGCGTGGCCGCCATCGTGCACGGCATCGCGGTTCCGATACGAAAGCCCCGCGATGCCGCGCGCGTCATCGCACGCCGCAAGCCGCGAGACGAGATCGCAAAAGACATCCTCGCCTTCCCCCGCGACGGCGTAGTCGATCGCCGGATCGGCAAGCACATCGGCCGTCTGCGTCGAGGCCAGCGCGCCCCCGGCCACCGTCACGGCGGAAGGGCACGCTGCGCGCACGAGCGGCGTCAGCCGGTGCAACGACGGTGCCTGGCATGACAACGCGGTGTATCCGATGACGTGCGGATCGAACGCCGCCGCGCGCCGCGCGACCTCGCGCTCGTCGATGCCCTCGGCAAAGGCATCGATGACGCGCACCTTCGCGCCCAGGCGCTTGCGCAAAACGGACGCCACGAACAGGACGCCAATGGGCGGCGTCACCTCGGCGACGGTCGAATCGACCGGTCGGATGAACAAAATGCGGCTCATGTTCGATTCCGGTCGATATTCCGCGCGCGCCTGGGGCGTGTCAACGAACGGACGTTTCGTCCGTCGCATCCCGTAGGCCCGCTGACGAATCCTCGCGACGCAGCGAACGCAATGCCTCGCGAATGAAAGGAACGGCGATCGGCGCGCCGATGGCGTGCGGCACGAGATACTCGAAAAACGAATACGCGAATCCCGCCGCGACGGCCTCGCCGGGCGTCGCGTACGCCGCGAGCAAAACGAGCGCCACGCCCTCGCGCGCGCCGATCCCCGCGAAAAACACGGGCGCCGACGACACGATGACGATGAGCGTCACGTAGGCCACGAGGCGCGCCGTCGGCACGTCGATGCCGAGTTTGCGAAAGATGATCGCGCACGCCACGATCTCGGAGGCCTGGAAAATTACGGAATACGCGAGCAGGCCGAGCTTGGCACGAAACGGAATGCGTTCGAACGCCGCGAGAAGATCGCGCGCCATGTC containing:
- a CDS encoding 3-isopropylmalate dehydratase large subunit — its product is MGMTLAEKLIARHAGRDAVRPGDYVTAKVDIVMANDITAPQAIRVFRNLGAKDVYDKERVVFCSSHFTPNKDIASAEQAKVMREFAREYALKWYFEVGRGGVEHAVLPEKGISLPGDLIVGGDSHTCTYGALGAFASGFGSTDVGCSMATGDVWLRVPETLRVIVNGTLSPFVFSKDVVLNFIGRIGDDGALYRAIQWEGEVIDHLTIEGRLTISNMAIEAGGKAGLMIPDKKTLEFCEARKSRPFEPVYPDANAVYGETIEFDVTGMEPQIACPMLPSNVNPISKVAGQEIDQVYIGSCTNGRYEDLAIAAPFFKGREAKVRTIVVPASQEAWMRANKEGLLQIFAEAGCVVSTPGCGACLGGYMGVLAKGERCLSTTNRNYVGRMGHPEALVWLANPAVAAATAITGKITHPEEVAPADLSEVAS
- a CDS encoding 3-isopropylmalate dehydratase small subunit translates to MRTYFKGKVWKFGRDIDTDVIIPACYLTTIDPAELAAHCLESADPDFVTKAEDGDVIVAGDNFGCGSSREHAGLAIQGSKAPCVVAKSFSRIFFRNAVNLALPVVICPEAVDAVEKGDEIEVDVAAGTVTVPKAGKTFKATPLPEFMEKLFQAGGLVPYTQKRLAEMGRL
- a CDS encoding exo-alpha-sialidase; the encoded protein is MVAAKPMAVADGDTLVVVGTMKGAFFFASDAARGKWRVSGPYQPGLAVYAAAYDTRGGRNRVLLGTNGGHFGSTISHSDDFGKTWVTPDEAPIRFPEKAGVSLEQIWQIQPGRDSEPDTLYCGVQPAAMFISTDAGATWELCNGLFDHPHRPKWQPGGGGLCLHTILPHPKDAKRMHVAISTGGVYRTTDGGYKWRPRNIGVRAEFMPRKFPQFGQCVHKIVSHPKRPERLFLQNHWGLYRSDNAGDTWVDIANGVPSDFGFGMAVHPARPNTVYIVPLESDMFRCTPEARMRVYRTDDAGKSWKPLSRGLPQKDAYETVLRDALDVDPLSPAGVYVGTRSGKLFASRNDGDSWTSLADGLPPIVCVKAYVAGGAANAKRSAKTAKTRAKTPRPARRTA
- a CDS encoding B-box zinc finger protein; this encodes MADTRPGQSVERSKVVLVGFQSGKDRYAAIKKLSEILGMDFEEASEIADTAPVDLVPSLPTEAAEALSEKLVDAGAAIEVLPLTKNAKFCEIHPHRFARASCKVCGKYVCIICLHGSKGKLFCPEHYELWKQKRVLRAVGGAFLVLLLVFLGILFRHPITRMARYLGPHHVQKVGVIFVTQRPGEAKGAYYMRVFKDTTAQDYLPGEEHTVADIGNWYNTEYRRIAGKKPEDGGVMDLHLTGTFDIDLPPPMPHARDEMSYKAFAQYSEFRGWFQSLMNEHLLDAFKTDDIVVAVELVDETGFEKDFMEELGFAAGGYAYVRVPVVNLKWSAEYYVAAVAHYIGRSMGATLKLSDKGYPLDPHGLAEPAQTPKYPQQKASLMSCYRPIQPFEIERPSSLDEYVISPLTAWELGWIGKRRISALYPDVN
- a CDS encoding B12-binding domain-containing radical SAM protein gives rise to the protein MSRILFIRPVDSTVAEVTPPIGVLFVASVLRKRLGAKVRVIDAFAEGIDEREVARRAAAFDPHVIGYTALSCQAPSLHRLTPLVRAACPSAVTVAGGALASTQTADVLADPAIDYAVAGEGEDVFCDLVSRLAACDDARGIAGLSYRNRDAVHDGGHATAIENLDALPDPAVDLVDLDLYARLPRIGTLYRHRRYFSVSTSRGCPYRCTYCHVIHGKRFRYRSAARVLSEIDVLVTRHGVREIQFVDDIFNMRKDRTLAICRGIAARKEDLAISFPNGLRGDQLDEETVDALANAGAYKVSIAIESGTERIQREMKKNMKLDRAARAIDLLAARRVMTHGFFMLGFPGETREDMEQTVRFARSSRLHSASFFFVQPLPGSELHAQFVAAGAIVPNNDALTSYYDGRMAGFTLAKVDASETRRLIRRATLAFYASPRRLFRIARDLPCRRQLAFAATLAATRLFLPRQEGRLLARRRRAAAVTPA